In a single window of the Pelagibacterium sp. 26DY04 genome:
- a CDS encoding carboxyl transferase domain-containing protein: MTGPILHSAINPADLTFRANAEKNRTLAAELREQIARAALGGPEHARQRHAARGKLLPRERVERLLDPGSPFLEIGQLAAHGLYNGEAPGAGLICGIGLVSGRFVMIVCNDPTVKGGAYFPMTVKKHLRAQEIALENRLPCIYLVDSGGANLPYQAEVFPDRDHFGRIFFNQAQMSAQSIPQIACVMGSCTAGGAYVPAMSDETVIVRNQGTIFLAGPPLVKAATGEIISAEELGGADTHGRKSGVVDHIAESDEHALTIVRHIVDTLPRTEASITDTLPDPDPYIDDMQALYGIIPPDVRAPYDVREVIARLADNARFQEFKAAYGTTLVTGFAEIWGTKIGIIANNGVLFSESALKGAHFIELCCQRRIPLLFLQNISGFMVGGKYEAGGIAKDGAKLVTAVATATVPKITVIIGGSFGAGNYGMCGRAYSPRFLFTWPNARISVMGGEQAASVLATVKRDGLEAKGENWSAEDEEAFKNPIRERYEAEGNPYYATARMWDDGIIDPAQTRDILGLAFRVTLNAPIPDRPQFGLFRM; the protein is encoded by the coding sequence ATGACCGGCCCCATCCTCCACTCCGCCATCAACCCGGCCGACCTCACTTTTCGCGCCAACGCGGAGAAAAACCGCACCCTCGCGGCCGAGCTCCGCGAGCAAATCGCCAGGGCCGCGCTTGGCGGCCCGGAGCACGCGCGTCAGCGCCACGCGGCACGCGGAAAGCTCCTCCCGCGTGAGCGCGTCGAACGTCTGCTCGATCCCGGCTCGCCTTTCCTCGAAATCGGCCAGCTCGCCGCCCACGGCCTTTACAATGGCGAAGCCCCCGGCGCCGGGCTGATCTGCGGCATCGGGCTGGTCTCGGGCCGGTTCGTGATGATCGTCTGCAACGATCCCACCGTCAAAGGCGGCGCCTATTTCCCCATGACGGTCAAAAAGCACCTCCGCGCCCAGGAGATCGCGCTGGAGAACCGGCTCCCCTGCATCTATCTGGTCGATTCCGGCGGCGCCAATCTGCCCTACCAGGCCGAAGTCTTCCCCGACCGCGACCATTTCGGCCGCATCTTCTTCAATCAGGCGCAGATGTCCGCCCAATCCATTCCGCAGATTGCCTGCGTCATGGGATCATGCACGGCGGGCGGCGCATACGTGCCGGCCATGAGCGACGAGACGGTGATCGTTCGCAATCAGGGAACGATCTTCCTTGCCGGTCCACCATTGGTAAAGGCCGCGACGGGAGAAATCATAAGCGCGGAAGAACTGGGCGGCGCCGATACGCATGGGAGAAAATCGGGCGTCGTCGACCACATCGCCGAGAGCGACGAGCACGCCCTGACCATCGTTCGGCACATCGTTGATACGCTACCCCGAACAGAGGCGTCGATCACGGACACACTCCCCGATCCCGACCCGTATATTGACGATATGCAGGCGCTCTACGGGATCATTCCCCCCGATGTCCGGGCTCCATACGATGTTCGTGAGGTGATCGCCCGATTGGCCGACAACGCCCGGTTTCAGGAGTTCAAGGCCGCATATGGCACAACGCTCGTCACCGGATTTGCCGAGATCTGGGGCACAAAAATCGGCATCATCGCCAACAATGGCGTGCTGTTCTCCGAAAGCGCTCTGAAGGGTGCGCACTTTATCGAACTGTGCTGCCAGCGCCGTATCCCCTTGCTTTTCCTGCAAAATATTTCCGGCTTCATGGTCGGCGGCAAGTACGAGGCCGGCGGAATCGCCAAGGACGGCGCCAAGCTGGTCACCGCCGTCGCCACCGCCACGGTGCCGAAAATCACTGTCATCATCGGCGGCAGTTTCGGCGCCGGCAATTACGGCATGTGCGGACGCGCCTATTCCCCCCGCTTCCTGTTCACCTGGCCCAACGCCCGGATTTCCGTCATGGGCGGGGAACAGGCCGCCTCGGTGCTGGCCACCGTCAAGCGCGATGGCCTTGAAGCCAAGGGCGAAAACTGGAGCGCGGAGGACGAGGAAGCCTTCAAGAACCCCATCCGCGAGCGATACGAAGCCGAGGGCAACCCCTATTACGCAACGGCCAGAATGTGGGACGACGGCATCATCGATCCGGCGCAAACCCGCGATATTCTGGGCCTGGCCTTCCGCGTGACGCTCAACGCACCGATCCCCGACCGCCCGCAATTCGGGCTTTTCAGGATGTAA
- a CDS encoding acetyl/propionyl/methylcrotonyl-CoA carboxylase subunit alpha translates to MVKRLLIANRGEIACRIIRTARRMGVETIAVFSDADAGALHVRMADGAVHIGPSPASESYLDGAKIIAAAKESGADAIHPGFGFLSENAQFAQAVMDAGLTWVGPDPASIEAMGLKDAAKRLMADAGVPVTPGYMGEDQSLDRLISAADEIGYPVLIKAVAGGGGKGMRRVERKEDFAAALESCKREAKAAFGDDRVLIEKYITRPRHIEVQVFGDRNGNVVHLFERDCSVQRRHQKVIEEAPAPGMDAATREAICAAAVRAAQAVDYVGAGTVEFIADASDGLRADRVWFMEMNTRLQVEHPVTEEITGVDLVEWQLRIAAGEHLPKSQEDLRFSGWSVEARLYAEDPARDFMPSTGRLEIFDLPEGVRVETGVEQGDAITSFYDPMIAKLIATGETREQAVDRLRAACEAVAIYPVKTNAAFLARVLGNAEFRAGGVDTGFIERHGEALTRSGEPSAQVLELAAQSFLPEGQGPWQRLVGFRMNAEQRREVRMRYDGRLISVALPQEPPSPLEGEGMGMRGALSPPHQPGYMRKLSTPLIRPLRGHLLPQGEKGSMPQAPRIIRRTPHQTLIAHLGEIFAFTTDHTEATHSASAGDGVITAPIPGKISAITAQEGQAVAKGDTLLILEAMKMEYTLSAPFDGAVEEVTAAVGDQVTEGAVLVRIGEEGR, encoded by the coding sequence ATGGTCAAGCGTCTCCTCATCGCCAATCGCGGCGAAATCGCCTGCCGCATCATCCGCACCGCTCGGCGCATGGGCGTTGAAACGATTGCGGTTTTTTCCGATGCCGATGCCGGTGCGTTGCATGTGCGCATGGCCGACGGAGCGGTCCATATCGGCCCGTCGCCCGCCAGCGAGAGCTATCTCGATGGCGCGAAGATCATCGCGGCGGCCAAGGAATCAGGCGCGGATGCCATCCATCCCGGTTTCGGGTTTCTTTCGGAAAATGCGCAGTTCGCGCAGGCGGTTATGGATGCGGGCCTGACCTGGGTCGGCCCCGATCCGGCATCCATCGAGGCCATGGGTTTGAAGGATGCCGCCAAGAGGCTGATGGCCGATGCCGGTGTGCCGGTGACCCCGGGATATATGGGCGAGGACCAGTCGCTCGACCGACTTATCTCCGCCGCCGACGAGATCGGCTATCCTGTGCTGATCAAAGCCGTCGCAGGCGGTGGCGGCAAGGGGATGCGGCGGGTCGAACGGAAAGAGGATTTTGCCGCCGCGCTCGAAAGCTGCAAACGTGAAGCGAAAGCGGCGTTCGGCGACGATCGGGTTCTGATCGAAAAATACATCACCCGCCCGCGCCATATCGAGGTGCAGGTGTTCGGCGACCGGAACGGGAACGTGGTACACCTGTTCGAGCGCGACTGCTCGGTGCAGCGACGGCACCAGAAGGTGATCGAGGAGGCTCCGGCGCCGGGCATGGACGCCGCCACGCGCGAGGCGATCTGCGCCGCCGCCGTCAGGGCCGCACAGGCGGTGGATTACGTGGGGGCGGGCACGGTGGAGTTCATCGCCGACGCTTCAGACGGGCTGCGGGCAGACCGGGTCTGGTTCATGGAAATGAACACGCGATTGCAGGTCGAGCACCCCGTCACCGAAGAGATCACCGGCGTCGATCTGGTCGAGTGGCAATTGAGAATCGCTGCGGGAGAACATCTCCCCAAGTCGCAGGAAGATCTGCGTTTTTCGGGTTGGTCTGTCGAAGCGCGGCTTTATGCCGAAGACCCCGCCAGGGACTTCATGCCTTCGACGGGGCGTCTCGAGATTTTCGATCTTCCAGAGGGCGTGCGCGTGGAAACCGGGGTGGAGCAGGGCGACGCCATCACCTCGTTCTACGACCCGATGATCGCCAAGCTGATCGCTACCGGCGAAACGCGGGAGCAGGCGGTCGACCGGCTTCGTGCGGCGTGTGAGGCCGTCGCGATTTATCCGGTCAAAACCAACGCCGCCTTCCTCGCCCGCGTGCTTGGCAATGCCGAGTTCCGCGCGGGAGGAGTCGATACGGGCTTCATCGAGCGGCACGGCGAGGCGTTGACTCGATCTGGTGAGCCATCGGCGCAAGTGCTTGAACTGGCGGCGCAATCCTTCCTGCCCGAAGGGCAGGGGCCGTGGCAGCGGCTTGTCGGTTTCCGCATGAACGCCGAGCAGCGGCGTGAGGTGCGGATGCGGTATGATGGGAGGTTAATATCTGTGGCGCTTCCCCAAGAGCCCCCTTCTCCCCTTGAGGGAGAAGGGATGGGGATGAGGGGTGCGCTGAGCCCGCCCCATCAGCCGGGGTATATGCGGAAACTCAGCACACCCCTCATCCGACCGCTTCGCGGCCACCTTCTCCCTCAAGGGGAGAAGGGGAGCATGCCGCAAGCGCCCCGGATTATCCGCCGCACGCCACACCAAACCCTCATCGCCCACCTTGGCGAAATATTCGCCTTTACCACCGATCACACCGAAGCCACCCACAGTGCATCTGCTGGGGATGGCGTCATAACCGCGCCAATTCCGGGCAAGATCAGCGCCATCACCGCGCAGGAGGGCCAGGCTGTCGCCAAGGGCGACACGTTGCTCATCCTCGAAGCGATGAAGATGGAGTACACTCTGTCCGCACCGTTCGATGGGGCGGTCGAGGAGGTCACGGCGGCGGTGGGCGATCAGGTCACCGAAGGCGCGGTGCTGGTGCGGATCGGGGAGGAAGGGCGATGA
- a CDS encoding MaoC family dehydratase: MSGRYYEEWTVGDVIAHPIRRTVTETDNLLITALTHNPQPLHLDAEYAADTEFGRIVVNGTFTFALMVGLTVGETTLGTLVANLGYDAVKMPRPVFVGDTLRAESQVISLRASESRPRAGIVTFSHHAINQRDEVVCTCTRTALVQRRPQ; the protein is encoded by the coding sequence ATGAGTGGACGTTATTATGAGGAATGGACCGTGGGCGATGTCATCGCCCACCCCATCCGCCGCACCGTGACCGAGACGGATAATCTCCTCATCACCGCGCTCACCCATAACCCCCAGCCGCTGCATCTCGATGCGGAATATGCCGCCGATACCGAATTCGGCCGCATCGTGGTCAACGGGACTTTCACATTCGCGCTGATGGTAGGGCTTACGGTGGGGGAAACCACCTTGGGTACCCTCGTCGCCAATCTTGGCTATGACGCGGTGAAGATGCCCCGGCCGGTGTTTGTCGGCGATACCCTGCGCGCCGAATCCCAGGTGATTTCACTGCGCGCCTCGGAAAGCCGCCCAAGGGCTGGCATCGTCACCTTTTCGCACCACGCGATAAATCAGCGAGACGAGGTCGTTTGCACCTGCACGCGCACCGCGCTCGTCCAGCGGAGGCCGCAATGA
- a CDS encoding CoA ester lyase — MRLRSLLFVPGDRADRMEKAVASGADAVILDLEDSVLPERKPWARKDVARFLGSATRPVALFVRVNPLGGSEVAADLEAILPARPDGLVLPKSESGSSVAELAAMLGLLDTKILPIATETPKSIFGLGTYGAVASRLCGLTWGAEDLPAAIGATSAREEDGSYTAPYQLVRNLALFAAHAAGVPAIETVYPDIADKDGLAAYAKRGRRDGFTGMLAIHPSQIGVINDAFAPTDAEIAHAQAVVAAFADNPGAGAIKLDGRMVDRPHLKSARRLLELAAIKP; from the coding sequence ATGAGGCTGCGCTCGCTGCTTTTCGTGCCCGGTGACCGGGCAGATCGCATGGAAAAGGCGGTGGCCAGCGGTGCCGATGCGGTGATCCTCGATCTCGAGGATTCCGTGCTGCCCGAGCGAAAGCCGTGGGCGCGCAAGGATGTCGCCCGCTTTCTCGGCTCTGCTACCCGGCCTGTTGCGCTCTTTGTCCGCGTCAATCCGCTGGGCGGCTCCGAGGTGGCGGCCGATCTCGAAGCCATCTTGCCGGCCCGCCCGGACGGGCTGGTTCTGCCGAAATCGGAATCGGGAAGTTCGGTCGCTGAACTCGCGGCGATGCTGGGCCTGCTCGATACAAAGATCCTGCCCATCGCCACCGAGACGCCGAAATCCATCTTCGGGCTGGGCACCTATGGCGCGGTTGCCAGCCGGCTGTGCGGGCTCACCTGGGGCGCCGAGGACCTGCCCGCCGCCATCGGCGCCACCAGCGCGCGCGAGGAAGATGGCAGCTATACCGCCCCCTATCAACTGGTGCGCAACCTGGCGCTTTTCGCCGCTCACGCCGCCGGCGTTCCGGCCATCGAGACGGTCTATCCCGACATCGCGGACAAGGACGGGCTCGCGGCCTATGCCAAGCGCGGGCGGCGGGATGGGTTCACGGGCATGCTGGCCATCCACCCCAGCCAGATCGGCGTCATCAACGACGCCTTTGCGCCCACCGACGCCGAAATCGCCCATGCCCAGGCGGTGGTCGCCGCGTTTGCCGACAATCCGGGGGCCGGCGCCATCAAGCTCGACGGCAGGATGGTCGACCGCCCGCATCTCAAATCGGCGCGGCGGCTGCTGGAATTGGCTGCCATCAAACCGTAA
- the glpD gene encoding glycerol-3-phosphate dehydrogenase: MSSGSPSPSAPVDLFIIGGGINGSGIARDAAGRGFSVFLAEMDDLASGTSSASTKLIHGGLRYLEHYEFRLVREALIEREILWSMAPHIIWPLRFVLPHHQGLRPKWLLRLGLFLYDHLGGRKRLPPTTTRDLTQDPLGKVLKPGHATAFEYSDCWVDDARLVVLNARDAAARGATIRTRTKVVGARREGGMWHIEMLDRITGIQETITAKMLVNAAGPWVEQVLGSAHSHAVRLVKGSHIVVRRLYDDPRCFFFQNADGRIFFAIPYERDFTLIGTTDADFSGDPAEVSISEAEIDYLIAAANGYFASEIGRDDIVWTYSGVRPLYDDGASKAQEATRDYVLKVTGEGEEPKLLTVIGGKITTYRRLAEAALEHVESALGTRKSKWTAGAQLLGGAFGVEGFEAEVAGLKARYGFLSGSEAEKLIRRYGTEAQVILGSAESADDLGHNFGAGLYAAEVDFLVRNEWARTVEDILWRRTKYGLHAGRIDVGALEAYLANAN; this comes from the coding sequence ATGTCTTCTGGTTCACCTTCCCCATCGGCTCCGGTCGATCTCTTCATCATCGGCGGTGGTATCAATGGAAGCGGCATCGCGCGCGATGCGGCGGGACGGGGGTTTTCGGTGTTCCTGGCCGAAATGGACGATCTGGCCTCGGGCACCTCATCGGCTTCGACCAAGCTGATCCATGGCGGGCTGCGCTATCTCGAGCACTATGAGTTCCGCCTGGTGCGTGAGGCGCTGATCGAGCGGGAAATCCTCTGGTCGATGGCCCCGCACATCATCTGGCCGTTGCGGTTCGTTCTGCCGCATCACCAGGGCCTGCGGCCCAAATGGCTGCTGCGGCTCGGCCTCTTCCTTTACGACCATCTCGGCGGCCGCAAGCGCCTGCCGCCTACAACGACGCGCGACCTGACGCAGGATCCGCTCGGCAAGGTCCTGAAGCCCGGCCACGCCACGGCGTTCGAATACTCCGATTGCTGGGTGGACGATGCGCGCCTCGTCGTGCTCAACGCCCGCGACGCTGCCGCCCGAGGCGCGACGATCCGCACCCGGACCAAGGTGGTTGGGGCGCGCCGTGAGGGCGGGATGTGGCATATCGAGATGCTAGACCGGATCACCGGTATTCAGGAGACGATCACGGCCAAAATGCTCGTCAACGCGGCGGGGCCGTGGGTGGAACAGGTCCTCGGCTCGGCGCACAGCCATGCGGTGCGTCTGGTCAAGGGCAGTCATATCGTCGTCAGGCGGCTCTACGACGATCCACGCTGTTTCTTCTTCCAGAACGCGGATGGCCGCATCTTCTTTGCCATTCCCTATGAGCGCGATTTCACCCTGATCGGCACCACGGACGCCGATTTCTCCGGCGATCCGGCGGAGGTTTCGATTTCCGAAGCCGAGATCGATTACCTGATCGCAGCCGCCAATGGCTACTTCGCCAGCGAGATCGGCCGCGATGATATTGTCTGGACCTATTCCGGCGTGCGCCCGCTCTATGATGACGGCGCGTCCAAGGCGCAGGAGGCGACGCGGGACTATGTGCTCAAGGTCACAGGCGAGGGGGAGGAGCCCAAGCTGCTGACCGTGATCGGCGGCAAGATCACCACCTATCGCCGGTTGGCCGAGGCTGCGCTGGAGCATGTGGAATCGGCGCTGGGCACGCGGAAGAGCAAATGGACTGCCGGGGCGCAATTGCTGGGCGGGGCCTTTGGCGTCGAGGGGTTCGAAGCCGAAGTCGCCGGGCTCAAGGCGCGGTACGGTTTTCTTTCCGGCAGCGAAGCCGAAAAGTTGATCCGTCGCTACGGCACCGAGGCGCAAGTGATTCTGGGATCGGCAGAATCCGCCGATGATCTCGGCCACAATTTCGGCGCCGGGCTCTATGCGGCAGAAGTGGATTTTCTCGTGCGCAACGAGTGGGCCCGAACGGTCGAGGACATCCTTTGGCGCCGGACGAAATACGGGCTGCATGCCGGGCGGATCGATGTCGGTGCGCTCGAGGCGTATCTCGCCAATGCGAACTGA
- the ctaD gene encoding cytochrome c oxidase subunit I, translating to MTDTLDKLPNQGPRPEQEIEDLKRIWATPKGWRLPTAVNNTVIGTFYIGIAFLFFVLAGILALVMRAQLAVGDNSLVSQDLYNQLFTVHGTTMMFLFAVPAVEALGVMLLPQMLAARDLPFPRLSAFAIWAYVIGGLVFFSTIFYDLAPKGGWFMYPPNTLTEYSPGNNADFWLLGIGFIEISAIAGAIEIIIGVLRTRPPGMTLDKMPIFAWAMLIFAAMIVFAFPAVILATMLLEIERAFGWPFFSHELGGDSLLWQHLFWFFGHPEVYIIFLPAAGLVSMMIPTMAQTPLVGYRLIVVALIATGFFSFGLWVHHMFTTGIPGLSLAFFSAASMAVAIPSGIQVFSWIATMAAGRQRFRITVPSLFILGFLFIFTLGGLTGVMVAVVPFDFQAHDSYFIVAHFHYVLIGGMVFPLFATFYYWAPMVSKKTLSERLGRWAFWLMFIGFNVTFFPMHITGLAGMPRRVWTYPSNLGWDILNMISTVGSFVIAAGVAVFIIDLIRNFRFGNSELQNPWGAGTLEFLPNDVYSTRSIPHVTSREPVWDRPSLPEEVEQGLHYLPGAPTGGRETLVTSAVEAKPQYVLQMPGPSWTHFFAAAFTAAFFLLLTVKQVEIALTCAVLAIVSCIVWTWHLDKPGIGEVDIGGGIKVPTYVTGPLSHSWWAMVVLMLVAASLYISYVFSYLYLWTVSPEVWAPNGSPAPPALLYPLASAAMIIGGSALIYWIGRNLPPQGRKSIAAIGGLVVAALLLAGAIGLEIWGHMQTGLDPRASSYGAMVYMGAVLTAQCAFAVVIMCLFAAARHVTGQMDAMRRVTFDNAALFYYYTAAQGLFGLVLIHGFPRLTG from the coding sequence ATGACTGACACCCTCGATAAATTACCGAACCAAGGCCCTCGCCCCGAGCAGGAGATCGAGGATCTCAAGCGCATTTGGGCCACGCCCAAGGGCTGGCGGCTGCCCACGGCGGTCAACAACACGGTGATCGGCACCTTCTATATCGGGATCGCGTTCCTGTTCTTCGTGCTCGCCGGGATTCTCGCCCTGGTGATGCGGGCACAATTGGCTGTGGGCGACAACAGCCTGGTTTCCCAGGATCTCTACAACCAGCTCTTCACCGTGCACGGCACGACGATGATGTTCCTGTTCGCCGTTCCGGCCGTCGAAGCGCTGGGAGTGATGCTGCTGCCGCAGATGCTGGCGGCGCGCGACCTGCCCTTCCCGCGCCTTTCCGCCTTCGCCATCTGGGCCTATGTGATCGGCGGATTGGTGTTCTTTTCCACCATCTTCTACGACCTGGCGCCCAAGGGCGGCTGGTTCATGTATCCGCCCAACACGCTCACCGAATATTCGCCCGGCAATAATGCCGATTTCTGGCTGCTGGGTATCGGCTTCATCGAAATTTCGGCCATCGCCGGGGCCATCGAAATCATCATTGGCGTGCTCCGCACCCGCCCGCCGGGCATGACGCTCGACAAGATGCCGATCTTTGCCTGGGCGATGCTGATCTTTGCGGCGATGATCGTTTTCGCCTTCCCCGCCGTGATCCTCGCCACCATGCTGCTCGAGATCGAACGCGCCTTCGGCTGGCCGTTCTTCTCGCACGAATTGGGCGGGGATTCGCTGCTCTGGCAGCACCTGTTCTGGTTCTTCGGGCACCCGGAAGTCTACATCATCTTCCTGCCCGCCGCCGGGCTGGTCTCGATGATGATCCCCACCATGGCCCAGACCCCGCTGGTGGGTTATCGGCTGATCGTCGTGGCGTTGATCGCGACGGGATTTTTCAGCTTCGGGTTGTGGGTCCACCACATGTTCACGACCGGAATTCCGGGCCTGAGCCTCGCCTTCTTCTCGGCGGCGAGCATGGCGGTCGCCATCCCCTCAGGCATTCAGGTGTTCTCCTGGATCGCGACCATGGCGGCGGGACGGCAGCGTTTTCGGATAACGGTGCCCTCGCTCTTCATCCTGGGCTTTCTGTTCATCTTCACCCTGGGTGGGCTGACCGGGGTGATGGTGGCCGTCGTGCCCTTCGATTTCCAGGCCCATGACAGCTATTTCATCGTCGCTCATTTCCACTACGTCCTGATCGGCGGCATGGTGTTCCCGCTGTTTGCCACCTTCTACTATTGGGCGCCGATGGTGAGCAAGAAGACGCTCTCGGAACGCCTCGGCAGATGGGCGTTCTGGCTGATGTTCATCGGCTTCAACGTCACATTCTTTCCCATGCACATCACCGGGCTTGCCGGCATGCCCCGGCGGGTCTGGACCTATCCGTCAAACCTTGGCTGGGACATCCTCAACATGATCTCGACGGTCGGCTCGTTCGTGATCGCAGCGGGCGTCGCGGTCTTCATTATCGACCTCATCCGCAATTTCCGCTTCGGCAACAGTGAACTGCAGAACCCATGGGGTGCGGGAACGCTGGAGTTCCTGCCCAACGACGTCTATTCCACCCGCTCCATCCCACACGTCACCAGCCGCGAGCCCGTTTGGGACCGCCCCAGCCTCCCCGAGGAAGTGGAACAGGGCCTGCACTATCTTCCCGGCGCCCCCACCGGCGGACGGGAAACGCTGGTGACATCGGCCGTCGAGGCCAAGCCACAATATGTGCTGCAGATGCCGGGGCCGAGCTGGACCCATTTCTTCGCGGCCGCTTTCACGGCGGCATTCTTCCTGCTTTTGACCGTCAAGCAGGTGGAAATCGCCCTCACCTGCGCCGTGCTGGCCATCGTCTCGTGCATCGTCTGGACCTGGCACCTGGACAAGCCGGGGATCGGCGAGGTGGATATCGGGGGCGGCATCAAGGTGCCCACCTATGTCACCGGGCCGCTATCGCATAGCTGGTGGGCCATGGTGGTGCTGATGCTGGTCGCCGCCTCGCTTTATATAAGCTACGTCTTTTCCTACCTCTATCTCTGGACGGTTTCCCCCGAGGTCTGGGCGCCAAACGGTTCGCCGGCGCCGCCCGCGCTGCTCTATCCACTGGCCAGCGCGGCCATGATCATCGGCGGCTCGGCGCTGATCTACTGGATCGGGCGCAACCTGCCGCCCCAAGGCCGCAAGAGCATTGCCGCGATTGGCGGTCTGGTGGTCGCCGCGCTCCTGCTGGCGGGCGCTATCGGGCTGGAGATCTGGGGACATATGCAGACCGGCCTCGACCCAAGAGCGTCCTCCTATGGCGCCATGGTCTATATGGGCGCAGTACTCACCGCGCAGTGTGCTTTCGCGGTGGTGATCATGTGTCTGTTCGCGGCCGCGCGGCACGTGACGGGGCAGATGGACGCGATGCGGCGGGTGACTTTCGATAACGCCGCGCTTTTCTACTACTACACCGCCGCCCAAGGGCTTTTCGGCCTTGTGCTGATCCATGGCTTCCCACGGCTGACAGGGTGA
- a CDS encoding sodium:calcium antiporter, whose protein sequence is MIDFTGFNPFINFGIFAVAAVVVWFAGARVTRYANAISDKTGIGQAAIGLLLLAGITSLPEIGATVTSAATGASALAVNNLFGSIAVQVVILAIVDLAIGRRALTSSIPDPMVLLQGGLNVLLIAIATAGMIVGDFPILGIGAWAWVSIAAYGFSVYILANSQGRRSWLAAQHGKVDKDLSEQQAEAEKRASQEHSERSLRGLLLRTAGLALVILVAGYLLSRTGDALANQTGLGGGVIGFVLLAFATSLPEFSTTITAARAGLYTLAVSDILGTNLINVGLVFVIDLVATGEPVLSQVDTFATFGALLGIAVTALFIIGMAERGDKTIFRMGLDSAAVLLCYAAGLVVMFFLR, encoded by the coding sequence ATGATCGATTTCACCGGCTTCAATCCATTCATCAATTTCGGCATTTTCGCCGTTGCCGCCGTTGTCGTTTGGTTCGCCGGCGCCCGGGTCACGCGTTATGCGAACGCCATCAGCGACAAGACGGGAATCGGCCAGGCGGCAATCGGGCTGTTGCTGCTTGCCGGGATCACCTCCCTGCCCGAGATCGGCGCAACCGTCACCTCGGCGGCCACCGGCGCGTCGGCCTTGGCCGTCAACAACCTTTTCGGCTCGATCGCCGTTCAGGTCGTCATTCTCGCCATCGTCGATTTGGCCATTGGCCGGCGCGCGCTGACTTCGTCTATTCCCGATCCCATGGTCCTCCTGCAGGGCGGGCTGAACGTGTTGCTCATCGCGATCGCCACCGCCGGCATGATCGTCGGTGATTTTCCGATCCTGGGAATTGGCGCCTGGGCCTGGGTCAGCATCGCCGCTTATGGTTTTTCGGTCTATATCCTCGCCAACTCCCAGGGCCGGAGATCGTGGCTGGCGGCTCAGCACGGCAAGGTCGACAAAGACCTTTCGGAACAACAGGCCGAAGCCGAAAAGCGCGCCAGCCAGGAGCATTCCGAACGCTCGTTGCGTGGCCTGCTGCTGCGAACCGCCGGGCTGGCGCTGGTCATTCTGGTCGCCGGCTACCTGCTCTCGCGCACCGGCGATGCGCTGGCCAACCAGACCGGGCTGGGCGGAGGCGTCATCGGGTTCGTGCTGCTGGCATTCGCAACGTCCCTGCCCGAGTTCAGCACCACGATCACGGCCGCCCGCGCCGGACTCTACACCCTGGCCGTCTCAGACATTCTGGGCACCAACCTTATCAATGTCGGGCTGGTCTTCGTCATCGATCTGGTGGCGACCGGCGAGCCGGTCCTGTCGCAAGTCGATACCTTCGCCACGTTCGGCGCGCTGCTGGGTATCGCGGTGACGGCGCTGTTCATCATCGGCATGGCCGAGCGGGGCGACAAGACGATTTTCCGGATGGGGCTGGATTCGGCCGCCGTTCTCCTCTGTTACGCGGCGGGCCTCGTCGTGATGTTCTTCCTGCGGTGA